A single Anatilimnocola floriformis DNA region contains:
- the thyX gene encoding FAD-dependent thymidylate synthase, whose amino-acid sequence MNKQEQAADFQIEKVSREFETFDVMGGSSRWDIKVHEHGMVALVDVMPRLVPIGMTADFAIVQAARVSYGDGTKRVEEDRGLIRYLARHRHTTPFEMVEFKFHHIMPIFVARQWIRHRTANVNEYSARYSVVKDRFFRPSEDSLRQQSTTNRQGGDQQLDSLTTEEFYRYLDSVEAHYKDYEALLNKGVARELARIGLPLNVYTEWYWKIDLHNLLHFLSLRMDPHAQKEIRDYANAMFALIQPIVPIAAEAFLDYNLHSMRLSRLEIDALRTGQPLATKNQRELSEWAAKKTQLGQVDS is encoded by the coding sequence ATGAACAAGCAAGAGCAGGCGGCGGATTTTCAGATCGAAAAGGTTAGCCGCGAATTCGAAACTTTCGATGTGATGGGCGGCAGCAGCCGGTGGGACATCAAAGTGCATGAGCACGGGATGGTTGCGTTGGTTGACGTCATGCCACGACTGGTGCCTATCGGCATGACGGCCGATTTTGCAATTGTACAGGCGGCACGCGTCTCTTACGGTGATGGCACGAAACGTGTTGAGGAAGACCGTGGGCTAATCCGTTACCTCGCACGCCATCGACATACAACGCCATTTGAGATGGTGGAATTCAAGTTTCATCACATCATGCCAATCTTCGTTGCGCGCCAATGGATTCGGCATCGTACCGCAAATGTGAATGAATATTCGGCTAGGTACTCAGTGGTCAAAGACCGATTCTTTAGACCATCCGAAGACTCGCTGAGACAGCAAAGCACCACGAATCGTCAGGGGGGCGATCAGCAACTCGATTCATTGACCACAGAAGAGTTTTACAGATATCTCGATTCCGTCGAGGCCCATTACAAGGATTACGAGGCGCTCCTAAATAAGGGCGTAGCACGTGAACTAGCTCGAATAGGGCTACCGCTCAATGTCTACACGGAATGGTACTGGAAGATCGATCTGCACAATCTGCTTCATTTTCTGTCGCTCCGAATGGATCCGCATGCCCAGAAGGAGATTCGCGACTACGCGAACGCTATGTTCGCCCTGATTCAACCGATTGTGCCGATCGCCGCCGAAGCGTTCCTAGACTACAACCTGCATTCGATGCGATTGTCTCGCCTTGAAATCGACGCGCTTCGAACAGGTCAGCCGTTAGCGACTAAGAATCAACGGGAATTGAGCGAGTGGGCGGCAAAAAAGACGCAACTAGGACAGGTCGATTCCTGA